One Phalacrocorax aristotelis chromosome 14, bGulAri2.1, whole genome shotgun sequence DNA window includes the following coding sequences:
- the LOC142064477 gene encoding uncharacterized protein LOC142064477, whose protein sequence is MLSSSCPLWKTLVFISLAVFLAGFTEISASAHPSECTTGTVEDLTERLGKHSECFRDMVTKGEKASINFLVWTLQEVLDSLRPAQQQFCKQLPPCPLPVAPRNGGLVCVIIDNTQYCKPMCNQGYDFQFLRKSRLYEVCGNATGFSWTTQLTGRKELAVCNPSDSAISGAKSAYFPMNSTCLRTLAFTKTQTEQLNTFVEELEKQGIDGSNRDKEADCIICGY, encoded by the exons atgctgtccAGCTCCTGCCCACTCTGGAAAACACTGGTTTTTATAAGTTTAGCAGTGTTTCTTGCAG GTTTTACTGAAATCAGCGCTTCTGCCCACCCAAGTGAATGCACAACTGGAACCGTAGAAGATCTGACTGAGCGTCTTGGG AAACATTCAGAATGCTTTCGTGACATGGTCACCAAGGGTGAAAAAGCTTCAATCAATTTCCTTGTCTGGACACTGCAAGAAGTACTGGATTCCCTGCGCCCCGCTCAGCAGCAAT TTTGCAAGCAGCTACCTCCGTGCCCACTCCCAGTAGCCCCTAGAAACGGCGGGCTGGTGTGTGTCATCATTGACAATACTCAGTACTGCAAACCCATGTGCAACCAG GGTTATGACTTTCAGTTCCTCAGAAAAAGCAGGCTATATGAAGTATGTGGCAATGCTACTGGGTTTTCCTGGACAACGCAGCTTACTGGGAGAAAGGAACTGGCTGTTTGTAACC CCTCTGACAGCGCCATTAGCGGAGCTAAATCTGCCTATTTCCCCATGAACAGCACCTGTCTGCGCACATTAGCCTTCACTAAAACTCAGACAGAGCAGCTAAACACCTTCGTTGAAGAGCTTGAGAAGCAAGGCATCGATGGCTCCAACCGTGACAAGGAGGCTGATTGTATCATCTGTGGGTACTAG